Proteins found in one Lutimonas zeaxanthinifaciens genomic segment:
- the rpsJ gene encoding 30S ribosomal protein S10 yields MSQKIRIKLKSYDHNLVDKSAEKIVKTVKNTGAVVNGPIPLPTHKKIFTVLRSPHVNKKSREQFQLSAFKRILDIYSSSSKTIDALMKLELPSGVEVEIKV; encoded by the coding sequence ATGAGTCAGAAAATTAGAATTAAATTAAAGTCTTACGATCATAATTTAGTAGATAAATCTGCTGAGAAGATTGTAAAAACAGTAAAGAACACAGGTGCTGTTGTAAATGGACCAATTCCGTTACCAACACATAAAAAAATCTTTACAGTGTTGCGTTCACCACACGTTAACAAAAAGTCAAGAGAGCAGTTTCAATTGAGTGCGTTCAAAAGAATTTTAGATATCTACAGTTCTTCTTCGAAAACAATTGATGCTCTAATGAAGCTTGAGTTACCAAGTGGGGTTGAAGTAGAGATCAAAGTTTAA